A region of Granulicella sibirica DNA encodes the following proteins:
- a CDS encoding type 1 glutamine amidotransferase domain-containing protein, which translates to MKVLFIITNARLGYWLSELTHPYFLLSERGIDIDIASLKGGATTKAAESDPYFAKSWEPNDLMSKGFLSDKTLVAKVENTLTLSSLDLDAYDAVHVVGGIGAAVDLFPSEQVGRVLEHFFAKGQLVGAICHGVIALGNTPNRINGRQVTGFSLAEDLEAEKLYGKDFIPNYPQPVLEKVGATFSHVEPWGVRVQVDGRMITGQNQQSASEYTLAFHHLLTGHNPVHIAK; encoded by the coding sequence ATGAAAGTCCTCTTCATCATTACCAACGCAAGACTTGGCTACTGGCTCTCTGAACTCACCCATCCCTACTTTCTTCTTAGCGAACGCGGCATCGATATAGACATTGCTAGCCTGAAAGGAGGAGCCACCACGAAGGCGGCGGAGAGCGATCCATACTTTGCGAAGTCGTGGGAGCCGAATGATCTCATGAGCAAGGGATTCCTCTCCGACAAGACCTTGGTAGCCAAAGTGGAGAACACACTGACTCTTTCGTCTCTCGATTTGGACGCGTATGACGCTGTTCACGTAGTTGGTGGGATCGGTGCTGCAGTAGATCTCTTCCCGAGTGAACAAGTAGGCCGCGTACTCGAACACTTCTTCGCAAAGGGCCAGCTTGTGGGCGCCATCTGTCACGGAGTGATTGCTCTTGGCAACACCCCAAACCGAATCAACGGGCGCCAGGTCACGGGATTCTCGCTGGCGGAGGATTTGGAGGCGGAAAAGCTCTACGGCAAAGACTTCATTCCGAACTATCCTCAACCGGTGTTAGAGAAGGTTGGCGCCACGTTCAGCCATGTGGAGCCATGGGGTGTTCGGGTCCAGGTAGACGGCAGAATGATTACGGGACAGAATCAGCAATCTGCTTCGGAATACACTTTAGCCTTTCATCACCTCTTGACAGGACACAATCCCGTACACATCGCGAAGTGA
- a CDS encoding FAD-dependent oxidoreductase: MISAGDLVKVPLFDCLSESQRERLAANVAELNVEAGEWIIREGETPSFLVLLEGAVDVEKEYGGASKVRGSYKPGDFYGETPILLDAPTIASLRATEPSRLVRLDRNQFKELIDSSPKCTNLVVQTMTKRLASIREYMRENNPLRVLVVGSQYNDDCREIRAFLALNRIPYEWVDGEKDPDRIPVDRPARAGGAFVVVDNSVFVHDPLTVRKVADALGIATKPHRTEYDVVVIGGGPAGLAAAVYGASEGLNVLLVEKNATGGQAGTSSRIENYLGFPNGISGDELASRALKQATRFGADIVMTRRVETFSPCASGYTVSLEGDLKIDTKAIVIATGVQWRRLQAKGLEEFTGKGVLYGAARTEAPTVVGKHVFIVGGGNSAGQAAMFFSSYAKAVTLLIRGAGLESSMSQYLIDQLARRANISVEANTQVAAVGGGECLLTIQTTQAGVTQEREAGALFVMIGANADAKWLPRELQRDSKGFICTGRDLRSFPSDRAPYSLETSLPGVFCVGDVRADSIKRVSSAVGEGSMAIAFIHQFLAC, from the coding sequence ATGATTAGCGCAGGAGATCTTGTTAAGGTTCCTTTGTTTGACTGTCTCAGCGAATCTCAACGCGAGAGGCTTGCAGCGAATGTGGCGGAACTTAATGTCGAGGCTGGTGAGTGGATCATTCGAGAGGGCGAGACTCCGTCCTTCCTGGTTCTGCTTGAAGGTGCGGTCGACGTTGAAAAGGAGTACGGCGGAGCAAGCAAGGTTAGAGGTAGTTACAAGCCCGGGGATTTTTATGGGGAAACTCCTATACTTCTGGATGCACCTACTATCGCTTCGCTCCGTGCTACCGAACCCTCTCGCTTGGTGCGGCTCGACCGTAATCAATTCAAGGAGCTGATCGATTCGTCGCCGAAGTGCACAAATCTAGTTGTGCAGACCATGACGAAGCGGTTGGCGTCCATCCGCGAATACATGCGCGAGAACAATCCTCTGCGGGTTCTTGTAGTCGGTTCTCAGTACAACGACGATTGCCGGGAGATCAGGGCGTTTCTCGCGTTGAACCGAATCCCATATGAGTGGGTTGATGGAGAGAAAGATCCCGACAGAATTCCGGTTGACAGGCCTGCCAGAGCAGGCGGCGCGTTTGTGGTTGTTGACAACTCTGTCTTTGTCCATGATCCCCTCACGGTGAGAAAAGTTGCCGATGCACTAGGCATTGCCACGAAGCCCCACAGGACTGAATACGACGTCGTTGTCATCGGTGGGGGGCCAGCGGGACTAGCGGCCGCTGTATATGGTGCGTCGGAGGGGCTGAACGTTCTATTGGTAGAGAAGAACGCAACGGGTGGTCAAGCAGGTACTTCGTCGAGGATCGAAAACTATTTGGGCTTTCCGAACGGCATCTCGGGTGACGAACTTGCCTCTCGGGCTCTCAAACAGGCGACTCGCTTTGGAGCGGATATCGTGATGACGCGCCGGGTTGAGACCTTCTCCCCGTGCGCTTCGGGATATACCGTTTCGTTGGAGGGTGATCTCAAAATCGATACAAAAGCAATAGTCATTGCCACCGGAGTACAGTGGCGACGCCTCCAGGCGAAGGGCCTAGAGGAGTTCACTGGCAAGGGTGTCCTGTACGGTGCCGCGCGAACCGAGGCTCCAACAGTGGTTGGCAAGCATGTGTTCATTGTGGGAGGTGGCAACTCCGCTGGGCAGGCAGCCATGTTCTTTTCGAGTTACGCGAAAGCGGTAACTCTGCTGATTCGCGGTGCTGGGTTGGAATCCTCGATGTCACAGTACCTGATCGACCAGCTGGCGAGAAGAGCCAACATCAGCGTTGAGGCCAATACTCAGGTGGCAGCGGTCGGTGGAGGCGAATGTCTCTTGACGATTCAGACTACCCAGGCGGGTGTCACTCAAGAGCGCGAAGCCGGGGCTCTGTTCGTAATGATCGGCGCCAATGCCGACGCAAAGTGGCTCCCAAGGGAATTACAACGGGACTCAAAAGGTTTCATTTGTACCGGCCGGGATCTTCGGTCATTTCCTTCAGATCGTGCGCCCTATTCTCTCGAGACAAGTCTCCCCGGCGTGTTTTGCGTCGGAGACGTCCGAGCGGATTCGATCAAACGAGTGTCAAGTGCAGTAGGGGAGGGAAGCATGGCTATTGCATTCATTCATCAGTTCCTGGCCTGTTAG
- a CDS encoding winged helix-turn-helix transcriptional regulator, which translates to MERRLYSEHPLRYEYFATAKGRDLDAVLFAAGNWNIKWGDLVDPSFTIYQKTSGKRLSAYPRNNNALPKSSEESDR; encoded by the coding sequence ATCGAGCGTCGCTTGTACAGTGAGCACCCCCTGCGCTACGAATATTTTGCAACAGCAAAGGGAAGGGACCTCGACGCTGTCCTTTTTGCAGCCGGGAACTGGAACATCAAGTGGGGTGATCTGGTGGACCCATCTTTCACTATCTATCAGAAGACATCGGGGAAAAGACTCAGCGCATATCCGCGCAACAACAACGCCCTTCCGAAGAGCTCTGAAGAGTCTGACAGATAA
- a CDS encoding type 1 glutamine amidotransferase domain-containing protein, with translation MRILAISTSVAQGLWLAELTHPYWHFIERHMEVDIASPKGGKLSILNLSDPYDPNSQEAEDIVSKGFLSDKALVYKMETTIPLAELDLTRYDGVHIAGGGGAAVDLFPSSEMTVVLEHFFSRGKVVGAICHGAISLANTPDRIRGRHVTGFSLEEDQELEKSFGKDFLPNYPQPTLEKAGAIFSCAAPKGLRVVIDGRLITGQSQFSASEYALQFIGLLTGTSPVVVV, from the coding sequence ATGAGGATTTTGGCCATTTCAACGAGTGTGGCGCAGGGGCTGTGGCTTGCCGAACTCACTCATCCTTACTGGCATTTCATCGAGCGGCACATGGAAGTGGATATCGCCAGCCCGAAGGGTGGAAAGTTGAGCATCCTGAACCTTAGCGATCCATACGATCCCAACTCCCAGGAAGCCGAGGATATCGTCAGCAAGGGTTTCTTGTCGGATAAGGCACTCGTCTACAAGATGGAGACGACGATACCTTTGGCCGAATTGGATTTGACCCGTTATGACGGTGTTCACATCGCAGGCGGTGGAGGAGCAGCCGTCGATCTCTTTCCGAGTTCTGAGATGACGGTGGTCCTCGAGCATTTCTTCTCAAGGGGAAAGGTAGTCGGAGCGATATGCCATGGGGCGATTTCGCTTGCGAACACGCCGGATCGGATCCGAGGCCGTCACGTTACAGGCTTTTCTTTGGAGGAAGATCAGGAGTTGGAGAAATCCTTCGGGAAAGACTTCCTTCCGAACTATCCCCAGCCGACGTTGGAGAAGGCGGGTGCCATCTTCTCCTGTGCGGCCCCGAAGGGTCTTCGGGTCGTTATCGACGGGAGATTGATTACGGGACAGAGTCAATTCTCTGCCTCCGAATATGCTTTGCAATTCATCGGCCTACTCACGGGTACAAGTCCGGTGGTTGTCGTATAG
- a CDS encoding FdhF/YdeP family oxidoreductase has translation MSKELETSVIQGDEQSRDGHYRPKESLRQQSASGKARSEIADASFDALAVGAQNPIELEGTKIGKAYQEAAGIPAVLNTAKYGIGEMGAFAAARTLLKINQASGFDCQSCAWPSPDVKRKIFEFCENGVKALSDELTTKRVDRYFFREHSIEQLAARSDYWLNKQGRLTEPMFRRAGATHYEAISWDDAFQVLSKELNSLESPNQAAFYTSGKTTNEPAFLLQLFARQFGTNNLPDCSNMCHESSGVSMVESLGIGKGTVTLEDFEHCDLILVLGNNPGTNHPRMLTSLEEAKRKGAKIIAVNPLPETGLMRVVNPNPQDYPNLLKFPFKILGDGAALADLHLPVRINGDVAAIKAILKFLFEEERAGRQSGIDHKFVEKYTEHYEAVREDAELASWDMLLESSGLTMEEVREAGRLCAESKGTICCWATGLTQQPNGVDNVAMVVNLLLVGGHLGRPGAGTCCVRGHSNVQGDRTMGVWERPTQAFLDALAKEFSFTPPSKWGLDTVETLHAMHDGDVRVFFAVSGNFLSNTPDTAYAAHAITRCRLTAHVSTKLNRSHLITGEQALILPCLGRAERDIQISGIQFVTTEDSMGIVNASTGKEIPASVHLLSDVAIVARLADATLGTDGPVRWLAFEQDYSLIRDSISRVIPGFENFNERIVKERHLYLPNAARELIFKTESAKAQFTVCPVPDDSLDPDQLILMTMRSHDQYNSTIYGLNDRYRGVYGGRRVIFLNPSDMERRHLQAGDLVDIHSHFEGELRKAEAFAVVPYTIPPKCAAAYYPETNVLVPIRSVAAKSNQPAYKRIVISLHPSRHTERVDLSASGIHANLTRPVPAWSTAQRRTRNEYLKELT, from the coding sequence GTGTCCAAGGAATTAGAAACAAGCGTCATCCAAGGCGATGAACAAAGCCGGGATGGGCACTACCGACCCAAAGAGAGTTTGCGGCAGCAGAGCGCGAGTGGTAAAGCGAGGAGTGAGATTGCGGATGCATCCTTTGACGCTCTGGCAGTTGGCGCGCAAAACCCAATCGAGCTCGAAGGGACCAAAATAGGCAAAGCCTATCAAGAGGCGGCCGGGATTCCAGCCGTTTTGAACACGGCGAAGTATGGAATTGGAGAGATGGGGGCGTTCGCAGCAGCCCGGACACTGCTCAAAATCAATCAAGCTTCAGGATTTGATTGCCAGAGCTGCGCTTGGCCTAGCCCTGACGTGAAGAGAAAGATCTTTGAGTTCTGTGAAAACGGAGTGAAGGCCTTATCGGACGAACTCACTACCAAGAGGGTCGATCGGTATTTCTTCCGCGAACACTCCATCGAGCAACTGGCAGCGCGTTCCGACTATTGGTTGAACAAGCAAGGCCGGCTTACCGAACCCATGTTCCGCAGAGCTGGTGCAACCCACTACGAGGCGATCTCTTGGGATGACGCATTCCAGGTTCTTTCGAAGGAGCTCAACTCCCTGGAATCCCCAAACCAGGCCGCTTTTTACACCTCCGGCAAGACGACAAACGAGCCAGCCTTCTTGCTTCAGCTCTTCGCAAGGCAATTCGGTACTAACAACCTTCCGGATTGTTCCAATATGTGCCACGAGTCTTCGGGCGTTTCAATGGTGGAAAGTCTCGGCATTGGAAAGGGAACTGTCACCCTGGAGGACTTCGAGCACTGTGATCTCATCTTGGTTCTCGGTAACAACCCGGGGACAAATCATCCCAGGATGTTGACCTCGCTTGAAGAGGCGAAGCGCAAGGGGGCCAAGATTATTGCTGTCAACCCCCTGCCGGAGACGGGTTTGATGCGCGTGGTCAACCCTAACCCACAGGACTATCCGAATCTGCTGAAATTCCCGTTCAAGATCCTGGGTGACGGCGCTGCTCTGGCTGATCTGCATCTTCCGGTGCGGATTAATGGGGACGTTGCGGCAATAAAGGCCATCCTGAAGTTTCTCTTCGAGGAGGAGCGCGCGGGGCGCCAATCCGGCATCGACCACAAGTTCGTGGAGAAATATACAGAGCACTACGAAGCTGTACGGGAAGACGCAGAACTGGCGTCTTGGGACATGTTGCTCGAGTCCAGCGGCCTGACGATGGAAGAAGTCCGAGAGGCTGGTCGCCTCTGTGCTGAATCGAAAGGGACGATCTGTTGTTGGGCTACAGGCCTAACCCAGCAGCCCAATGGGGTCGACAACGTCGCTATGGTGGTAAACCTTCTCCTTGTCGGAGGGCATCTGGGAAGGCCAGGAGCCGGGACATGTTGCGTGCGTGGGCACTCCAATGTGCAGGGTGATCGAACCATGGGTGTTTGGGAAAGGCCTACCCAGGCGTTCTTGGATGCTCTCGCAAAAGAGTTCTCCTTCACTCCTCCCTCGAAGTGGGGGCTCGACACAGTCGAGACGCTTCACGCGATGCACGACGGAGATGTGAGGGTTTTTTTTGCAGTCAGTGGGAACTTTCTATCCAATACGCCGGATACGGCCTATGCTGCTCATGCGATCACGCGATGCCGGTTGACAGCCCACGTCTCGACGAAGCTCAACCGTTCGCACCTCATCACCGGTGAGCAGGCCCTCATCCTGCCTTGTTTAGGGCGAGCCGAGAGGGACATTCAGATCTCAGGGATACAGTTTGTCACCACCGAAGACTCCATGGGAATTGTCAACGCCTCAACGGGGAAAGAAATACCAGCGTCCGTCCATCTGTTGAGCGATGTCGCGATCGTTGCCCGTTTGGCCGATGCCACTCTGGGGACGGACGGACCCGTTCGTTGGCTTGCATTTGAACAGGACTACTCCCTGATCCGTGATTCGATTTCACGAGTGATCCCCGGGTTCGAGAACTTCAACGAACGCATTGTCAAGGAACGTCATTTATATCTGCCCAACGCTGCTCGCGAACTCATCTTCAAGACGGAGTCCGCAAAAGCGCAGTTCACTGTGTGTCCCGTTCCGGACGACTCGCTAGATCCCGACCAATTGATCCTTATGACGATGCGGAGCCACGACCAATACAATTCGACGATTTATGGCCTCAATGACCGGTATCGCGGCGTCTATGGCGGAAGGCGTGTGATCTTTCTCAACCCCTCCGATATGGAACGTCGCCATCTGCAGGCAGGTGACCTCGTGGATATTCACTCCCACTTTGAAGGTGAGTTGCGGAAAGCAGAGGCGTTTGCGGTCGTTCCGTACACGATTCCTCCCAAGTGCGCTGCCGCTTATTATCCCGAGACAAACGTTCTGGTTCCCATTCGAAGCGTGGCGGCTAAGAGCAATCAGCCTGCATATAAGAGGATTGTGATTTCACTTCACCCATCCCGACATACAGAACGGGTTGATCTGTCCGCTTCTGGGATCCACGCCAACTTGACACGTCCTGTTCCTGCATGGAGCACCGCTCAGCGACGGACTCGGAATGAGTACTTGAAGGAGCTTACTTGA
- a CDS encoding helix-turn-helix transcriptional regulator, translated as MHWLSSSYGCLPRAISLSRRRHEAFKTTFGVSAHHWVLDKRIEHAKVLMSHSMLPLPDVAYQTGFSSQSTLTRAFQRRVGESPGQWRRNAGPLSGPTMSLSSVPMQHGSRHTRTV; from the coding sequence TTGCACTGGCTCTCTTCGTCTTATGGGTGTCTGCCGCGTGCCATCTCGCTCTCTCGTAGAAGGCATGAAGCCTTCAAAACTACATTCGGGGTTTCCGCCCATCATTGGGTCTTAGATAAACGTATCGAGCACGCGAAGGTCCTGATGAGTCACTCGATGCTCCCTTTGCCGGACGTGGCTTACCAAACGGGATTCTCGAGCCAGTCGACTCTCACACGGGCGTTCCAACGACGCGTCGGGGAGAGCCCAGGTCAGTGGCGGAGGAACGCCGGGCCACTATCTGGCCCGACCATGTCGCTCTCATCAGTCCCTATGCAGCACGGTAGTCGTCATACAAGAACGGTTTAG
- a CDS encoding winged helix-turn-helix transcriptional regulator: MSWGSTSESFCNIARSLSVVGDRWTLLIMREISLKVRRFEEIQAQTGMSSHLLANRLKRLEEDKIIERRVYSARPLRHEYFATDKGRDLDAVILSLRNWDLRWGGSDGKGAAAVAITDKRTGKAIDGTWHNPTGESFSFANTTSVMSEAWRAEREANAAAFYAAKKLSPARLAKSAATAKSAKKVPTSKTVSKKSASRKVATSTIAARKAATKKSSKAKRSA; the protein is encoded by the coding sequence ATGAGCTGGGGAAGCACTTCCGAGAGTTTTTGCAACATAGCGCGTTCTCTCTCCGTAGTTGGAGACCGTTGGACGTTGCTTATCATGCGGGAAATTAGCCTTAAGGTGCGTCGGTTCGAAGAGATCCAGGCGCAGACGGGAATGTCATCTCACCTTCTCGCCAACCGCCTCAAGCGCCTTGAAGAAGACAAGATCATTGAGCGAAGGGTCTACAGCGCTCGGCCGCTTCGACATGAATACTTCGCGACGGATAAAGGAAGAGATCTGGACGCCGTCATCCTCTCTCTTCGCAATTGGGATCTGCGTTGGGGGGGGTCCGACGGCAAGGGGGCGGCAGCCGTCGCGATAACGGATAAGAGGACCGGGAAGGCGATTGACGGAACATGGCATAACCCGACCGGCGAATCCTTCAGCTTCGCGAACACGACGTCGGTGATGAGTGAAGCATGGAGGGCCGAGCGGGAAGCCAACGCTGCTGCGTTTTACGCTGCGAAGAAGCTTTCGCCGGCACGCCTCGCCAAATCCGCGGCTACGGCTAAATCCGCGAAAAAGGTGCCAACCTCCAAGACCGTAAGCAAGAAATCGGCCAGCCGTAAGGTCGCGACGTCCACGATCGCTGCTCGAAAGGCCGCCACCAAAAAGTCCTCAAAGGCCAAGCGAAGCGCCTGA
- a CDS encoding NAD(P)H-dependent oxidoreductase codes for MNYLIVYAHPEPKSFSGYLKDRAVESLEAAGHEVIVSDLYAMGWKAVADRDDFPENDPNETLYYSKASREAYAEGKQSSDITEEQRKLLWADAVILQFPLWWYGMPAILKGWFDRVYAFGFAYGRGKHGGGHWGDRFGEGIMKGKRAMVAMMVGGRMAHYGPRGVNGSIDDLLWPIHHGVLYYPGFDVVPPTIFYEVGRVDPSTVEALTEHYLERVLNMADADPIPFIMQNGGDYDDVQVLKSHINPEMRGHALHQHHPAFISNTWLGVSGDYTPRHIPPTSRDIEKP; via the coding sequence ATGAATTACCTGATCGTCTATGCCCACCCCGAACCAAAATCATTCTCCGGCTACCTGAAGGACCGTGCGGTTGAGTCGCTTGAGGCTGCTGGTCATGAAGTGATTGTTTCCGATTTATATGCCATGGGCTGGAAAGCTGTGGCAGACAGAGACGACTTTCCTGAGAACGATCCAAACGAGACTCTCTATTACTCGAAGGCGTCTCGAGAGGCTTACGCAGAAGGGAAACAGTCTTCTGATATTACGGAGGAGCAAAGGAAACTACTGTGGGCCGATGCCGTGATCCTACAGTTTCCTCTTTGGTGGTATGGTATGCCGGCAATCCTCAAAGGGTGGTTCGACCGGGTGTATGCTTTCGGCTTCGCCTATGGCCGGGGCAAGCATGGCGGCGGCCATTGGGGAGACCGGTTTGGTGAAGGAATCATGAAAGGCAAACGTGCCATGGTCGCGATGATGGTGGGCGGTCGGATGGCTCACTATGGTCCCCGCGGAGTTAATGGGAGCATCGATGATCTGTTGTGGCCGATTCATCATGGTGTCCTGTACTACCCTGGATTTGATGTTGTTCCGCCCACAATCTTCTATGAAGTTGGCAGGGTCGATCCGTCAACAGTAGAGGCGCTGACAGAGCACTACCTGGAGCGAGTGCTCAACATGGCGGACGCGGATCCAATCCCGTTCATTATGCAAAATGGCGGAGACTACGACGATGTTCAGGTTCTGAAATCACATATCAACCCGGAGATGCGTGGGCACGCACTTCATCAACACCATCCCGCTTTCATATCGAACACGTGGTTAGGTGTATCCGGGGACTACACACCTCGCCACATACCGCCCACATCACGTGACATAGAGAAACCCTAG
- a CDS encoding SDR family NAD(P)-dependent oxidoreductase encodes MRKLEGKIAVVTGASKGIGAASARCLAAEGASVVVNYHTSKEGADEVVSSILAAGGQAIAVGADVSNEPEIAKLFEKTKEVYGRVDILVNNAGVYAFGPIEQFTAEKYHHEHNLNVLGLILTTKAALPYFPKEGGSIINIGSRVNSVAPANSIISSASKAAVDAITKVLSKELGPRKIRVNSLNPGVITTEGFIAGGLADSPMQKHYVALTPLGRMGEPDDVALPVVFLASEDARWISGELILVAGGE; translated from the coding sequence ATGAGGAAGCTGGAAGGCAAGATCGCCGTTGTTACAGGAGCGTCAAAAGGAATTGGTGCAGCTTCCGCCAGATGCTTAGCAGCCGAAGGAGCTTCGGTCGTGGTGAACTATCACACGAGCAAGGAAGGCGCCGACGAGGTTGTGTCTTCCATTTTGGCCGCTGGCGGTCAAGCAATAGCAGTGGGCGCTGACGTTTCGAATGAACCGGAGATCGCCAAACTGTTCGAAAAGACAAAAGAGGTCTACGGCAGGGTCGATATTTTGGTCAACAACGCCGGAGTGTACGCGTTCGGCCCCATCGAGCAGTTCACCGCCGAAAAGTACCATCACGAACACAACCTCAATGTCCTGGGCCTAATTCTCACGACGAAGGCTGCCCTCCCCTACTTTCCAAAGGAAGGAGGAAGCATCATCAACATCGGCTCTCGCGTCAACTCGGTGGCCCCCGCCAACTCCATCATTTCTTCCGCAAGTAAGGCTGCCGTTGATGCGATCACGAAGGTCCTCTCAAAGGAACTCGGACCCCGTAAGATCCGGGTCAATTCCTTGAATCCGGGAGTGATCACGACCGAGGGCTTCATTGCCGGCGGCCTCGCGGACAGTCCGATGCAGAAGCACTACGTCGCGCTGACTCCGCTGGGCCGCATGGGAGAGCCCGACGATGTGGCCCTTCCAGTCGTGTTCCTCGCCTCAGAGGACGCCCGCTGGATCAGCGGTGAACTGATTCTGGTAGCGGGCGGAGAGTAG
- a CDS encoding NAD-dependent succinate-semialdehyde dehydrogenase: MKDVHMTYQSINPSTEEILATFDSHTDHELEAIITTAHETYHVWRSKPIAERASLISRAAEILRQDRELFASFATQEMGKLHGEALVEVDLCADILDYYATNAVSFLSPKKIEVANVEAIVETEPLGVLFCVEPWNFPYYQLARVAGPNLMAGNTLIVKHSPNVPQCALAFEKLFIDAGAPLGTYSNVFLSNEQAASAISDARVRGVALTGSERAGSAVAAEAGKALKKSTMELGGSDAFIVLEDADLNQAIEWAIKGRFHNAGQSCIAAKRFVLVDDIAAEFLYRFTSAAMKLRVGDASDASSSMAPLCSKAALDQVEHQIKDAVAAGAVIALGGKRVDRPGFFLEPTILTNVGPDNPAYTQEFFAPVALVFQVADEAEAIRLANDSPYGLGGSVFTRDVERAKRVARALDTGMVYINQIPMSAPELPFGGVKNSGFGRELSDLGIGEFVNRKLIRVH, from the coding sequence TTGAAAGATGTTCATATGACGTATCAATCGATCAACCCCAGCACCGAAGAGATCCTCGCCACCTTTGATAGCCACACAGACCATGAACTCGAGGCAATCATAACCACAGCCCACGAGACTTATCATGTCTGGCGGTCAAAGCCGATTGCGGAACGGGCCTCATTGATCTCTCGGGCCGCCGAGATCCTGCGACAAGATAGGGAGCTATTTGCCTCGTTTGCCACACAAGAGATGGGCAAGCTTCATGGCGAAGCTCTTGTTGAGGTTGACCTCTGCGCGGATATTTTGGATTACTACGCGACGAATGCTGTGTCCTTTCTCTCTCCTAAGAAGATTGAAGTTGCCAATGTAGAGGCGATCGTGGAGACGGAGCCGCTGGGTGTTCTGTTTTGCGTTGAGCCCTGGAACTTTCCCTACTACCAGCTAGCCCGCGTCGCAGGTCCGAATTTGATGGCGGGAAACACCCTGATCGTCAAACATTCGCCGAACGTTCCCCAATGCGCGCTCGCCTTCGAAAAACTATTCATTGACGCAGGCGCTCCTCTTGGTACTTATTCGAATGTTTTCCTGTCGAACGAACAGGCCGCCTCGGCGATCTCAGATGCACGCGTGCGAGGGGTGGCTCTCACGGGCAGTGAGCGGGCGGGTTCCGCAGTCGCTGCCGAAGCCGGGAAGGCGCTCAAGAAAAGCACAATGGAGCTGGGCGGAAGCGATGCCTTCATCGTCCTTGAGGACGCAGATCTCAATCAGGCGATTGAATGGGCGATCAAAGGCCGATTTCATAATGCTGGGCAGTCGTGCATCGCAGCCAAGAGATTCGTCTTGGTTGATGACATTGCGGCAGAGTTTCTCTATCGCTTCACTTCGGCGGCCATGAAGCTGAGAGTTGGCGATGCATCAGATGCATCCAGTTCCATGGCCCCTCTCTGCTCAAAGGCTGCATTGGACCAAGTGGAACATCAAATCAAGGATGCCGTGGCCGCGGGAGCCGTCATTGCACTCGGAGGAAAACGAGTAGATCGCCCTGGATTTTTCCTTGAACCGACGATCCTGACCAACGTTGGCCCTGATAATCCGGCCTACACTCAAGAGTTTTTCGCACCTGTAGCGCTCGTCTTCCAGGTCGCAGATGAAGCCGAGGCTATTCGCCTGGCCAACGACTCTCCGTACGGATTGGGCGGTTCCGTTTTTACACGCGATGTCGAGCGCGCTAAGCGTGTCGCCCGGGCCCTGGATACGGGGATGGTTTACATCAACCAGATCCCAATGTCGGCTCCCGAGTTACCGTTTGGCGGCGTAAAGAATTCTGGTTTTGGCCGCGAACTCTCTGATTTAGGTATCGGCGAATTCGTCAACAGGAAGTTGATTCGAGTTCATTAG